From Mycteria americana isolate JAX WOST 10 ecotype Jacksonville Zoo and Gardens unplaced genomic scaffold, USCA_MyAme_1.0 Scaffold_245, whole genome shotgun sequence, a single genomic window includes:
- the SCAF1 gene encoding splicing factor, arginine/serine-rich 19 — protein sequence MGARSRRIVAIAVPMEEEEKPRPPGGREDPAGPGEEGGGPGGAPPEPEGPLRPGQVLVKALQRVVSGGFPGWAGGEASPALSHPGGCHSHGAGSVPTSPLLRPSLCPHVPTPRRRGWPGSDGAGDPAPRVARRGRRRAGWRAPWTSSSRAAWPPCGRSSSWAPLPGAGRGTGRKRRWSWWLRCELGTWGTWPPPRGSCGARGPGGPPKEAASLAPQHGAGERPGVPRPPQDPQPGPPRPCRCPTGPVGPPPPTPGRPRRPRGPRAAAPGGPGGQQQQQQQQRPQGPPAPREEPARTQPPSSALEKADSSSSSSSSSSSSSSSRSSSSSASSSSSSSQPGPPPAAAAACRPRSPALDIYDPFHPTDEDNPGGDFAYGASSPGKEAEGRQDQKYDPFDPTGSNPSSSRSSPSPDEEEEEEEEEEEEEEEEEEEEEEPAGRPDVSHSISRISETLAGIYDDNSLSQDFEKEPEPGPPAPRAPQNPPGADSTLPEEEEEEEEEEDETSQPPEGAVPEPRRRVFVVDLATKSRPESEAHPKLEGKVSLEVVAAGNPKAPAPPLPPQPRGTKTNRHRGRREWGLTGGDSEIEEGEIVQPEDERYSPLRLFRTGGTGGGTGRGRAAEPRPPRLPEGDDFLSLHADSDEEGDFGADSQPDPRWKGGGSDLRRKILSQRRLRAPPSPRSPSAASRKKPKRSRERGGAAWGGKKPPEPPPKPKERHRRRGSRSRSRRRSWSRGRRSRSREKRRSRRSGSGERPRRPRHKEKHRGEGKKKKKQRSRSRERRPSRRPSREGAGDPKTEKGGEQAARRREARAVVPPSVQELNDADLFAIKRTITVSRREGTPEPAKREVLYDSEGLSFEGFSDREPPEAPARGGKGESRPATESKKEKERKRSRTEERPPAREKYKKKFKETPGRPPPPPPEPAKGEKEKTARGEREKAPRKSKGGGHKDGEGVPAKPPASRKVKLQSKVAVLIREGVSSTTAAGKESGGSGSGGSIGVKFSRDAESRAPFLKPEEKAAAEAKAGGKAEPPKETGVKVKKAKAPKVKAGLKKPKGAGGKAKAGGEARKKRKTKPKGSLKKSKADSCSQGAGSSPLRLPPKVEPTWSGSEKSGGSPKPPSPPPGKATVTAAAVTVTPAAERELTPDSQTVDSSCKTPDVSFLPEEGPAGGSGNGGPPPATAVAVTGGPAGADPPRAEPEADSRSEAKEEAGRPLAPPPAPVAWNLQGGVDCATSGVLALTALLFKMEEANLASRAKAQELIQATNQILSHTKAPAPLGAPQPPAPAAHPPAPHAPPPYLLHGALPLVGCPSAPATPTGLPGVGGPAAAAGGVPAPLYGASSSAEAGKRDGSVSSEGRGDTDKYLKKLHTQERAVEEVKLAIKPYYQKKEITKDEYKDILRKAVHKYPPSRSGEINPVKVNNLVRAYVQRYKYFRKHGRRGGGGGAGGEEPLGGAGGTPQRFRGVPGQSPPPYAPPLNQHPTPPPPSPTPP from the exons ATGGGAGCGAGAAGCAGAAGAATTGTG gcCATCGCCGTccccatggaggaggaggagaagccccggcccccgggggggcgggaggaCCCAGCGGGGCCCGGcgaggagggggggggtcccggcggggcccCCCCCGAGCCCGAGGGCCCCCTGCGCCCCGGGCAGGTCCTCGTG aagGCCCTGCAGCGCGTGGTGAGCGGCGGCTTCCCAGGCTGGGCCGGGGGCGAAG CGTCCCCTGCGTTGTCACACCCCGGTGGGTGTCACTCCCACGGTGCTGGctccgtccccacgtccccgttgCTGCGTCCCTcgctgtgtccccacgtcccc aCGCCGCGACGAAGAGGATGGCCCGGCAGCgatggtgctggggaccccgcGCCGAGGGTGGCCCG GCgtgggaggcggcgggcgggctggcgGGCGCCCTGGaccagctccagcagagctgcgTGGCCTCCCTGCGGGCGCAGCTCCTCCTGGGCACCGCTGCCGGGGG cggggagggggacggggaggaagaggaggtggagcTGGTGGCTGAGGTGCGAgttggggacctgggggacctgGCCGCCGCCTCGGGGCTCCTGCGGCGCGAGAGGCCCTGGAGGGCCCCcaaaggag GCCGCCTCCCTGGCTCCTCAGCACGGCGCTGGCGAGCGCCCGggggtcccccggcccccccaggacccccagccgggacccccccggccctgccgctgccccacCGGACCCGtcgggcccccccccccaacgccgggccggccccggcgcccccgggGTCCTCGGGCAGCGGCaccggggggtccgggggggcaacagcaacagcagcaacagcagcgtccccagggccccccggccccccgggaggAGCCGGCACGgacgcagccccccagcagcgcCCTGGAGAAGGCCgattcttcttcctcctcttcctcctcttcttcctcctcttcctcctcccgctcttcctcctcttcggcctcgtcctcctcctcctcctcgcagcccggccccccgcccgccgccgccgccgcctgccgcccTCGCTCGCCCGCCCTGGATATTTATGACCCCTTCCACCCCACCGACGAGGACAACCCCGGGGGGGACTTCGCCTACGGAGCCTCCTCGCCCGGCAAAGAGGCCGAAGGCCGGCAGGACCAGAAGTACGACCCCTTCGATCCCACCGGCTCCAACCCCAGCTCCTCCCGTAGCAGCCCGAGTCCCgacgaggaagaggaagaggaggaagaggaggaggaagaagaggaggaagaagaggaggaggaggaagagccggCCGGTCGTCCCGACGTCTCCCACAGCATCAGCCGCATTTCGGAGACTTTAGCCGGCATCTACGACGACAACAGCCTCAGCCAGGACTTCGAGAAGGAGCCCGAgccgggccccccggccccccgcgccccccagaacccccccggCGCCGACTCCACGCTGccggaggaggaagaagaggaagaagaagaggaagatgaaaccTCGCAACCCCCCGAAGGAGCCGTTCCGGAACCGCGGCGTCGCGTCTTCGTGGTGGACCTGGCCACCAAGAGCCGGCCGGAGAGCGAAGCCCACCCCaagctggaggggaaggtgtCGTTGGAGGTGGTGGCCGCCGGCAACCCCAAAGCGCCGGCCCCCCCGttacccccccagccccgcggcaccAAAACCAACCGGCACCGGGGTCGGCGCGAGTGGGGTCTGACCGGCGGCGATTCGGAAATCGAGGAGGGGGAGATCGTGCAGCCCGAGGACGAGCGTTACAGCCCCCTCCGGCTCTTCCgcaccggcggcaccggcggcggcaccggcaggGGACGGGCGGCCGaaccccggcccccccggctaCCGGAGGGCGAcgattttctctctctccacgCCGATTCGGACGAGGAGGGGGATTTCGGCGCCGACAGCCAACCGGACCCCCGTTGGAAAGGGGGGGGCTCCGACCTGCGCCGCAAGATCCTGAGCCAGCGCCGCCTGCGcgcccccccctcgccccgctccccctccgccgcctcccgcaAGAAACCCAAGCGCTCGCGGGAGCGAGGGGGGGCGGCTTGGGGGGGCAAGAAACCCCCCGAACCGCCCCCCAAACCCAAGGAGCGGCATCGGCGTCGCGGTTCCCGTTCCCGTTCTCGCCGGCGTTCTTGGTCGCGGGGTCGACGTTCTCGCTCTCGGGAAAAACGACGGAGCCGACGTTCGGGCAGCGGCGAGAGACCCCGGCGACCCCGGCACAAGGAGAAGCACCGCGGcgaggggaagaagaagaagaagcaacGGTCGCGATCCCGGGAACGCCGGCCGTCCCGTCGACCCTCCCGCGAGGGAGCGGGGGACCCCAAAACGGAGAAGGGGGGGGAacaggcggcgcggcggcgggaggcgcgggcggTTGTGCCGCCTTCCGTCCAGGAGCTGAACGACGCCGATCTCTTCGCCATCAAACGGACCATCACCGTCAGCCGGCGGGAAGGCACGCCGGAGCCGGCCAAGCGAGAGGTTCTCTACGATTCCGAAGGGTTGAGCTTCGAAGGATTCTCCGACCGCGAACCCCCCGAGGCGCCGGCCCGGGGGGGTAAAGGAGAATCGCGCCCGGCGACGGAGAGCAAGAAGGAGAAGGAGCGGAAGCGCAGCCGGACGGAGGAGCGTCCCCCCGCCCgggagaaatacaagaaaaaatttaAGGAgacccccggccgccccccgccgcctccgccggaGCCGGCcaagggggagaaggagaagacgGCACGCGGCGAGAGGGAGAAGGCGCCGCGGAAGAGCAAAGGGGGGGGCCACAAGGACGGGGAGGGGGTCCCCGCCAAGCCCCCCGCTTCCCGTAAGGTGAAGCTGCAGTCCAAGGTGGCCGTCCTCATCCGGGAGGGCGTCAGCTCCACCACGGCGGCGGGGAAGGAGAGCGGCGGATCCGGTTCCGGTGGTTCCATCGGGGTTAAGTTCAGCCGCGACGCCGAAAGCCGGGCGCCTTTTCTCAAACCCGAGGAGAAAGCGGCGGCCGAGGCCAAGGCGGGGGGCAAAGCCGAGCCCCCCAAGGAGACGGGGGTCAAGGTCAAGAAGGCCAAAGCCCCCAAGGTCAAGGCGGGGTTGAAGAAGCCCAAGGGGGCCGGCGGCAAAGCCAAGGCCGGCGGCGAGgcgaggaagaagaggaagaccaAGCCCAAGGGCTCGCTCAAGAAGTCCAAGGCGGACAGTTGTAGCCAAGGGGCCGGCAGTTCCCCCCTCCGCTTGCCCCCCAAGGTCGAACCGACTTGGTCGGGCTCGGAGAAGTCGGGGGGCAGCCCCAAACCCCCCAGCCCGCCCCCCGGCAAGGCGACGGTGACGGCGGCGGCGGTGACGGTGACGCCGGCGGCCGAGCGGGAGCTGACGCCCGACTCGCAGACGGTCGACAGCAGTTGCAAGACCCCCGACGTCTCCTTCCTCCCCGAGGAGGGACCGGCGGGCGGCAGCGGTAAcggggggccccccccggcgACGGCGGTGGCGGTAACGGGGGGTCCGGCCGGCGCGGATCCCCCCCGAGCCGAACCCGAAGCCGACAGCCGTTCGGAGGCGAAGGAAGAAGCGGGACGTCCCTTGGCACCCCCGCCGGCACCGGTGGCCTGGAACCTGCAGGGTGGCGTGGACTGCGCCACGAGCGGCGTGCTGGCAC TGACGGCGTTGCTGTTCAAGATGGAGGAGGCCAACCTGGCCAGCCGGGCCAAGGCGCAGGAGCTGATCCAGGCCACCAACCAG ATCCTGAGCCACACCAAGGCGCCGgcccccctgggagccccccagccccccgcgcccgccgcccaccccccggccccccacgcGCCCCCCCCGTACCTGCTGCACGGGGCCCTGCCGCTGGTGGGGTGCCCCTCGGCGCCCGCCACCCCcacggggctgccgggggtgggggggccggcggcagcggccgggggggtccccgcgccccTCTACGGCGCCTCGTCCAGCGCCGAGGCCGGCAAGAGGGACGGCAGCGTCAGCTCCGAGGGACGCGGGGACACCGACAAG